Proteins from one Aureimonas sp. SA4125 genomic window:
- a CDS encoding acyltransferase codes for MTHRVEALTGLRFVAAIFVLLAHAYPAVQFQANHAIVYALHGLAGTGMVLFFTLSGYVISANYSAQFRTRPWRKATWNFAVARVARLYPAYAAVFVLALLLAAEKAEIDWPNLPFFIPMSQAWLPTANGRFPIYALPGYAHSWSLSVELALYAVFPLAVLATRFVRTRGAFLLVCLAVVTLGAAANLQLSSVCGGWQVALGADACDWLIYRSPITHFFEFFAGMCTASAIGYLAPQKPSVFERRVGMLVGLAAIAIGGFATYLMALSAVERNVLLQGWSQSLLLLAVPLLLFVVARYDGRMRTFMETRFMIWGGEISYSLYLLHPIIIEAFVKPPRLGISVLDFLYWLTIMAAIFATCLLAASASYQIVEMPGRRLLRRLMRE; via the coding sequence TTGACGCACAGAGTTGAGGCGCTCACGGGGCTGCGTTTCGTCGCCGCAATTTTCGTCCTTCTTGCCCACGCTTATCCCGCGGTGCAGTTCCAGGCCAACCATGCCATCGTCTACGCTCTTCATGGTCTCGCTGGAACCGGAATGGTGCTCTTCTTTACGCTCAGCGGCTATGTCATCTCAGCCAACTACTCTGCGCAGTTTCGAACGAGGCCGTGGCGCAAGGCCACCTGGAATTTTGCCGTTGCGCGCGTGGCGAGGCTCTATCCGGCATACGCCGCCGTGTTCGTTCTGGCTTTGCTGCTGGCGGCCGAGAAAGCGGAGATCGACTGGCCGAACCTGCCGTTCTTCATACCCATGTCCCAGGCATGGTTGCCGACGGCCAACGGCAGATTTCCGATTTATGCGTTGCCCGGCTACGCCCACAGCTGGTCCCTGAGCGTCGAACTCGCACTCTACGCCGTCTTTCCGCTGGCGGTTCTCGCCACGCGCTTCGTGCGCACGCGCGGTGCCTTCCTGCTCGTATGCCTGGCCGTTGTCACGTTGGGGGCGGCCGCCAATCTGCAGCTATCTTCAGTCTGCGGCGGATGGCAGGTGGCGCTCGGCGCGGACGCGTGCGACTGGCTGATCTATCGATCGCCCATCACGCATTTCTTCGAATTCTTTGCCGGAATGTGCACGGCAAGCGCCATCGGCTATCTCGCGCCGCAGAAGCCAAGCGTGTTCGAGCGACGCGTCGGCATGCTCGTCGGGCTTGCGGCGATCGCGATCGGCGGATTTGCCACTTACCTCATGGCCTTGTCCGCCGTCGAGCGTAACGTCCTGCTGCAAGGCTGGTCGCAGTCGCTCCTTCTTCTGGCGGTGCCGCTGCTGCTGTTCGTCGTGGCACGCTATGACGGCCGGATGCGGACGTTCATGGAGACGCGGTTCATGATCTGGGGGGGCGAGATCAGCTACTCGCTGTACCTCCTCCACCCGATCATCATCGAGGCTTTCGTCAAGCCGCCGCGTCTGGGGATCTCCGTGCTCGACTTTCTCTACTGGCTCACGATCATGGCGGCCATTTTCGCCACCTGTCTCCTGGCCGCCTCCGCCTCCTACCAGATCGTGGAAATGCCCGGCCGCAGGCTGTTGCGTCGCCTGATGCGCGAGTAG
- a CDS encoding class I SAM-dependent methyltransferase: MIGRQNTGLTEEAVKALLKRYGIAQRDIEFEVDASTVHKVAAGPGPFVMDRSFINAFADCTVEAIDVSPYERAEIVHDLSQPIPDTLTRQFDFIYDGSSLDNIFDTTAAIKNYDRLLKPGGRMILMNWSNSLANAYSMLTPDWFMDFFSFNEYRDAKVYVVQMEPPHLSFWHYDPYVVQHGQTGYQISSITSKEMRATICVAEKGENDAKNASPVQQHYRGDDRDMYLASAKRFHESPRPIMQLQHWGKTTAKPNISNRNAVYLIADSNTGKY; this comes from the coding sequence ATGATCGGCCGGCAGAACACGGGTCTTACCGAAGAGGCCGTGAAGGCGCTGCTCAAACGGTACGGTATCGCCCAACGCGACATCGAATTCGAAGTCGATGCCTCGACCGTCCACAAGGTCGCGGCGGGTCCCGGCCCTTTCGTCATGGATCGCAGTTTCATTAATGCGTTCGCGGACTGCACGGTCGAAGCGATCGACGTCTCGCCCTATGAGAGGGCCGAGATCGTACACGATCTGTCGCAGCCCATTCCCGATACGCTGACGCGCCAATTCGACTTCATCTATGACGGGTCAAGTCTTGACAATATCTTCGATACGACGGCGGCGATCAAGAATTACGACCGGCTTCTCAAGCCGGGCGGTCGAATGATCCTGATGAATTGGAGCAATTCTCTGGCGAACGCCTATAGCATGCTGACGCCTGACTGGTTCATGGACTTCTTTTCATTCAATGAATACCGAGACGCGAAGGTCTATGTTGTCCAGATGGAGCCGCCGCATCTTTCGTTCTGGCATTACGACCCTTATGTCGTCCAGCACGGCCAGACCGGCTATCAGATCTCGTCGATCACCAGCAAGGAAATGCGCGCGACGATCTGCGTCGCCGAAAAGGGCGAGAACGACGCCAAGAATGCCAGTCCGGTCCAGCAGCATTACCGCGGGGACGACCGGGATATGTATCTGGCAAGCGCCAAGCGCTTCCATGAGTCACCCCGGCCGATAATGCAGTTGCAGCATTGGGGCAAGACGACAGCCAAACCCAATATCAGCAACCGAAATGCCGTGTATCTTATTGCCGATAGCAATACTGGGAAGTACTAG
- a CDS encoding IS701 family transposase translates to MTVDDGWRSDLERWLEPFLAGLSHPSRRRMCPQYIAGLIGPGDRKSVQPMAARAGEAGYDQLHHFVAAGIWDSAPLESALLNEADRLVGGACAFLVIDDTAMPKKGYHSVGVAPQYASSLGKNANCQTLVSVTLASREVPVMVGLRLFLPESWTGDPERMTRAKVPVERQVVLTKPEIAIEEIDRVRAAGVRFGCVLADAGYGMSAPFRQALSERGLSWAVGIPGRQKVYPADVAMIFPISGHGRPRQHHIPDAKSVAAEKLLAGQQWKRVSWRRGTKGRLAARFAALRVRVADGPTQRIRDMGNQHLPGEEVWLVGEHRSTGERKYYLSNLPADATIKTLAGAIKARWICEQAHQQLKEELGLDHFEGRSWTGLHRHALMTMIAYAFLQSRRLTAAGRKKKSLGSAAATEHARCPTGDPQRLRKTAAGTLPSLQ, encoded by the coding sequence ATGACGGTGGACGATGGCTGGCGAAGCGATTTGGAGCGGTGGCTCGAACCGTTTTTGGCGGGGCTGTCGCATCCCTCTCGGCGCAGGATGTGTCCGCAATACATCGCTGGCTTGATCGGCCCCGGTGACCGCAAGAGCGTGCAGCCGATGGCTGCTCGTGCGGGTGAAGCCGGCTATGACCAGCTTCACCATTTCGTTGCGGCAGGGATATGGGACAGCGCACCGCTCGAGTCGGCGCTGCTGAACGAGGCCGACCGGCTGGTGGGTGGTGCCTGTGCCTTCCTCGTCATTGACGACACGGCGATGCCGAAGAAGGGCTATCATTCGGTCGGCGTCGCGCCCCAATATGCCTCGTCACTGGGTAAGAATGCGAACTGTCAGACGTTGGTGTCGGTGACGCTGGCGTCGCGTGAAGTGCCGGTGATGGTTGGCCTGCGCCTATTCCTGCCTGAGAGCTGGACCGGCGATCCGGAGCGCATGACGCGGGCGAAGGTGCCCGTCGAGAGGCAGGTCGTCCTGACCAAGCCGGAGATCGCTATCGAGGAAATCGACAGGGTAAGGGCCGCCGGTGTGCGCTTCGGCTGCGTGTTGGCTGATGCCGGCTACGGCATGAGCGCGCCGTTCCGCCAGGCGCTGAGCGAGCGCGGCCTATCCTGGGCGGTCGGCATACCCGGCCGTCAGAAGGTGTATCCAGCTGACGTCGCGATGATCTTCCCAATCTCGGGACATGGCCGGCCTCGGCAGCACCACATCCCCGATGCGAAGTCCGTCGCCGCCGAGAAGCTGCTGGCCGGGCAGCAATGGAAAAGGGTCAGTTGGCGGCGCGGCACGAAAGGGCGGCTGGCGGCGCGTTTCGCAGCTTTGCGAGTGCGCGTGGCCGACGGTCCGACCCAGCGGATCCGCGACATGGGCAACCAGCATCTGCCGGGCGAAGAAGTTTGGCTGGTCGGTGAGCATCGCTCGACCGGCGAACGCAAATACTACCTCTCGAACTTGCCAGCCGACGCGACGATCAAAACGCTTGCGGGAGCTATCAAGGCGCGGTGGATCTGTGAGCAGGCACATCAGCAGCTCAAAGAGGAGCTCGGCCTCGACCACTTCGAAGGGCGATCATGGACCGGACTGCACCGACACGCGCTGATGACGATGATCGCCTACGCCTTCCTCCAGTCCCGCCGCCTCACCGCAGCGGGACGGAAAAAAAAGAGTCTCGGGTCCGCCGCCGCAACCGAGCATGCCCGCTGTCCGACAGGCGATCCTCAACGTCTTCGCAAGACCGCCGCCGGCACGTTGCCCTCATTGCAATGA